AAATCCGGGTCGCTCTTGATCGGGATCTCTTTCGCGTGCTGGAGGGGCTGTGAGCGGGGATTCGGCGTCGTCCGGGGAGGTGGTCGATGCTCGGGGGCTTCTGTGCCCGCTTCCCGTGATTCGGCTGGCGGAACGGTTCGACGATCTGCCCGCGGGGGAGGGGATGGACCTGCTCGCCGACGACCCGGCCGCGGAGGACGATGTCCGGCTCTGGTGCCGGGGGCGCGGGTACACCGTGGAGAGCGTGAGTCGCGAAGGGCGAACCGTTCGGATCCGGGTGCGAAAGTCCGGGTGAGGTGGTAGTCTCCTCCGCCGGGCGCCCAGTCGATCGGACAGCAGGCGCGGCCAACGACGCACCCTTCTTGCGGAGAACCCCATGACGAGCCATTCCTTCCCCGGGCGGGGGAAAGTCGCGGTCCTGAAGACGCATCCGGACACCGTTCTCGAGGACTATGCGCGCCTCATGGAGATGGCCGGGTTCCGCGATGCCCTGGTGCCGAGCGTGGAGACGCTGCTCAAGATCAACATCTCCTGGGCCACCTGGTTCCCCGCCTGCTCGACGGCGCCCTGGCAGCTGGAGGGCGCCATTCTCGCGCTGCGAGAGGCCGGATACGACCAACTCACCGCCGCCCACAACAAGACCGTGGTGGTGGACGCATATGTCGGAGAACGCAACAACGGGCACAAGGCGGTCGTGGACCGGCACGGCGTGAAGAATGTCCACCTCTACGAGCCGTACTGCGAATGGGAAGTGTACGAACCGCGCGCGGAGATGCTCGTCTTGAACGACATCTTCCCGGAAGGGATTCGTATTCCGAAGCTGTTCCACGGCAAGAACATCGTGCATTTCCCCACGGTGAAGACGCATGTGTTCACCACCATTACCGGCGCGATGAAAAACGCGTTCGGCGGGCTGCTCAGTGAGAAGCGGCATTGGACGCACTCGGTGATTCACGAGACGGTCGTGGATCTGCTGGCCATCCAGCAGGAAATCCACGCGGGCATCTTCGCGGTGATGGACGGGACCTTCGCGGGCAATGGCGCCGGTCCGCGCGCGATGGTGCCGGTCGAGAAGGATGTGATTCTGGCATCGGCCGATCAGGTGGCGATCGATGCGGTATCCGCACGCATGCAGGGCTTCGACCCCATGTCCCTCCGGTTCATTCGTCTGGCGCACGAGCGTGGTCTCGGGGTGGGAGACCCGAAGGACATTGAGATCGTCGGCCACGACATTTCGCTGGAAGACTGGGGATTCGTTCAGGAAGAGACTTTCGCGTCGAAGGGGCAGAAGCTGATCTACCACGGACCGCTGAAGCCGCTGGAGAATGTCCTGCTTCGTTCGCCCATTGTCCCATGGTCCTATGCGGCGTCCCGCATCTACCACGATCTGTACTGGTACCCCTTCGTCGGAAAGAAACGCGTGGAGTGGGGACTCGGGACGAAGTGGGGCAAGCTCTTCCGGACCTACTGACCGGGGGGTTCCGCCATGGCAGATCTTTGTGCGCTGGCTATCGGGGGTTCCGACTCCAGCGGCGCGGCGGGTCTCGTGGAGGATCTTCATGCGTTCCGGTGCGGGCGCGTCCGGGGAGCCATCGCTGTCACCGCCGTCACCGCCCAGGGAGCCGAAGGCGTGGTTGCCGTGCATCCGGTTCCGCCCGAAGTGGTGCGTGCGCAGATCGACGCGTGCCTGAAGTCGCTTCCCGTTCGTGCCGCCAAGACCGGAATGCTTCTGGATCGCGGGATTGTGGCCGAAGTGGCGGACGCCTTCGTGAGGGGGGAGTCTGTGCCCCTGGTGGTGGACCCCGTGCTGGAATCGACATCCGGGCACGCGCTCCTGGACACCGGGGGGCTGGCTGAGTTGCGAACGCGGCTCCTTCCCGTCGCGACGATCGTGACCCCCAATGTGCCGGAGGCCACGGCGCTGACGGGGCTTCCCATCGGCGACGAGGCGGGGATGGAACGCGCCGGCCGGGCCATGCTCGATCTCGGCTGCCGGGCGGTTCTTGTCAAAGGAGGGCACCTTCCGTCCGGGCCGTGCGTCGATCTCCTGATCCGGCCCGAAGCGGAGACGGTGCGCTTCTCCTCCCCCCGGCGCCCGGGCCCGACCCGCCGGGGGTCCGGGTGCTTTCTTGCGTCCGGGATTGCGGCGGGGATCGCCCACGGGCTGGAGCTTCCGGCGGCGGTCGAGCGCGCCCGCCAGGCGTTGAAATCCTCCGGAAACCCTCACGAAG
The Gemmatimonadota bacterium DNA segment above includes these coding regions:
- a CDS encoding sulfurtransferase TusA family protein, producing the protein MSGDSASSGEVVDARGLLCPLPVIRLAERFDDLPAGEGMDLLADDPAAEDDVRLWCRGRGYTVESVSREGRTVRIRVRKSG
- a CDS encoding DUF362 domain-containing protein; protein product: MTSHSFPGRGKVAVLKTHPDTVLEDYARLMEMAGFRDALVPSVETLLKINISWATWFPACSTAPWQLEGAILALREAGYDQLTAAHNKTVVVDAYVGERNNGHKAVVDRHGVKNVHLYEPYCEWEVYEPRAEMLVLNDIFPEGIRIPKLFHGKNIVHFPTVKTHVFTTITGAMKNAFGGLLSEKRHWTHSVIHETVVDLLAIQQEIHAGIFAVMDGTFAGNGAGPRAMVPVEKDVILASADQVAIDAVSARMQGFDPMSLRFIRLAHERGLGVGDPKDIEIVGHDISLEDWGFVQEETFASKGQKLIYHGPLKPLENVLLRSPIVPWSYAASRIYHDLYWYPFVGKKRVEWGLGTKWGKLFRTY
- the thiD gene encoding bifunctional hydroxymethylpyrimidine kinase/phosphomethylpyrimidine kinase, whose product is MADLCALAIGGSDSSGAAGLVEDLHAFRCGRVRGAIAVTAVTAQGAEGVVAVHPVPPEVVRAQIDACLKSLPVRAAKTGMLLDRGIVAEVADAFVRGESVPLVVDPVLESTSGHALLDTGGLAELRTRLLPVATIVTPNVPEATALTGLPIGDEAGMERAGRAMLDLGCRAVLVKGGHLPSGPCVDLLIRPEAETVRFSSPRRPGPTRRGSGCFLASGIAAGIAHGLELPAAVERARQALKSSGNPHEEPHKSRFIH